From one Mytilus edulis chromosome 1, xbMytEdul2.2, whole genome shotgun sequence genomic stretch:
- the LOC139510099 gene encoding acetylcholine receptor subunit delta-like, with protein MKSTQLWIFFSLFGIAILQSNTDVQNLLTQLFTTNSYNTLIRSSTNQSVPKEIDISFNLYGITDINEIEQKLTTTGWLDITWQDDLLTWTPASYNGLDKLYLPQDNVWKPDVSLQNGFSELEELGSKFIQVYVDSSGYILWRPFQVFETKCDLDSKYFPFDEHKCHIIFVSWSHSSEDIVLTQTSNGIELSDGLESHGEWEITSSSATSESESLVSSIKFTIVIKRKPSYMIMNIILPIILLALLDIFTFKIPADTGERLGYTITVWLSFAVFLTIVSDSLPQTSESVPIVSVYIIIQLVMGTLVVLISTVEAGLITNPDSEPVYQILRVLALRLRRNIVKSSEYTETKIDSEIPEVKWKEAITALDTCLFFISMGIFFITTVICLFIVAI; from the coding sequence ATGAAGTCGACACAATTGTGGATATTTTTCTCTCTGTTTGGGATAGCTATATTGCAGAGTAATACAGACGTTCAGAACCTCCTCACACAGCTCTTTACAACAAATAGTTATAACACGTTGATACGGTCAAGTACCAACCAATCAGTACCAAAGGAGATTGATATTAGCTTTAACCTATATGGAATAACTGATATaaatgaaattgaacaaaaactAACAACTACAGGATGGTTGGATATAACATGGCAAGACGATCTGTTGACATGGACACCAGCTTCTTATAATGGGTTGGATAAACTGTATTTACCGCAGGATAATGTTTGGAAACCTGACGTGTCATTGCAAAATGGATTTAGCGAGTTGGAAGAGCTAGGGTCAAAGTTTATTCAAGTGTATGTCGATAGTTCAGGCTACATATTGTGGAGACCTTTTCAGGTATTTGAGACTAAATGTGATTTGGATTCAAAATACTTCCCTTTCGATGAACATAAGTGTCACATAATTTTTGTGTCATGGAGTCATTCATCTGAGGACATTGTTTTGACACAGACCAGTAACGGTATAGAACTTTCTGACGGATTGGAGAGTCATGGTGAGTGGGAAATCACCTCCTCTTCTGCCACAAGTGAGTCCGAGTCCTTAGTATCCAGTATAAAGTTCACAATCGTAATTAAACGAAAACCTTCGTATATGATTATGAATATAATTCTACCAATTATTTTGTTGGCGTTGTTagacatatttacatttaagatACCAGCAGATACTGGTGAACGTTTAGGATACACAATAACTGTCTGGTTGTCATTTGCTGTATTTCTCACCATCGTCTCCGATTCTCTCCCTCAAACCTCTGAATCAGTTCCAATTGTATCAGTTTATATCATTATACAACTGGTAATGGGAACATTGGTTGTTTTGATATCGACAGTAGAAGCTGGCCTTATCACAAATCCGGACAGTGAACCAGTATATCAAATATTGAGAGTTCTTGCATTGCGATTGCGTCGAAACATTGTAAAATCGTCGGAATATACAGAGACGAAAATAGATTCGGAAATACCGGAAGTCAAGTGGAAAGAAGCCATAACTGCATTAGACACGTGTTTGTTCTTTATTAGTATGGGGATCTTCTTTATTACTACTGTTATTTGCTTATTTATTGTagcaatataa